The following is a genomic window from Pedobacter sp. KBS0701.
AATTGAGGTGATCCATGGGCTGTGTCCCACAGACCATTGCACCATATATTTTTTGCTGAGGATAAACAGATTATTTTGTCATCATGAATGCAGTGAAGGATCTTGGAGTGAGATTCGATCAACGAATTATCATTCCGATAATCCAACTAAATAGATCTCTCCATTTCGTTGCGCTACAGTCGAGATGACTACCATTTTATTGGAGCCTGTTCTAGTTAGCATAGTCGAAGGCCTTTTTTAAATTTACTTATCTACAGGTCTATTTGTTAAAATACCTTAAATCTTTGCCAGCTACCTCCCTTTCTTATACGCAAACCAATATTCATCCGTTTTTCATAATCAAGATTTAGTTTCGCTATTTACAGATTGATAATCAACCTTTACCGATACTCTATAAATTATTTTTTTATTGTTCCATATTTGAATCAGCAACAAAAACCGAATATTATGGCTTTAGCTAACATTAACCTCAGCATAAAACAATATTTCAATTTCATGTGCAGAACGGATTTTGAAAGACGGATATTTCACGATACTTACAAAGAATTTCAAAAAAGCTCCAAAATATATAGCCTAGATCAACACCTGCATACCTTTTCTCAGATGCAACAAGCGAATGAAAAGGCAAACACGTTAAATCAAAAACTTCAGTATTCAGTAATGAACAGTATTGCGGCGTTAGAACATAAGATACCTGTTTTAAATGACCTGGAAGATCATCCAGTCCTTTTTGATTGCGCCGAATTACATATTTATGATTCTGATCTGTTAAATAAAGCAGCGCACATAGTCTCGATCACCTATACAAGTCAGGATTTAATTTTACACGAAATCGTTGGTGATTTGCTAATCCTGAGCTATAGTGCTAAAAACCATGAAACGTTAGTTGTAAAAATTACAGAAAACCTGACGGTAAATGATGAGCGGCGCGAAAGTTTAGTTTATATTTAAATTTACGCTTAGCTTGCTCCAGATTGACTCTTGGTTATAAATTTTCGATGTTATTCATCATTATGAACAGTTGGGAGAAAGTAGTTCTTTTTTATTTATGTTTTTCACGCAGAAAAGCGATGCGGGAAAGCCTGTTTTGAACATATTTTGTGAACAAAACAGGGTGATAAGTTAAAAGTTAATGGATTAAATTGGGCCCTTAATAGGGCTTAAAAGGCAAATAGTCAATGTATTTAGTCTATACTATACAGTAAAAAAAATAAAAAATTGATTTATAGGTATTTAACCCTATCTTTGGTTCAAATTAAAATACAATATAATGCAACAAGGAACAGTAAAATTTTTTAATGAAACTAAAGGTTTCGGATTTATCACTCCATCTAATGGCGATGCCGAAATTTTTGTTCATGCTTCAGGCTTGATCGATAACATTCGCGAGAATGATACCGTAAACTACGATGTAGAAGAAGGTAGAAAAGGCCTAAACGCGGTAAATGTTAAAGTAGCTTAAGAAAACTCGAACACATAAATCGTAAAAAGTCCCGATGCAAATCGGGACTTTTTTTATGCCATTATTTTTTGAACGTCAAGTCTTCTTGTTATCTAATTTTTTTACCATTAAGAAATTAAGGTAGTTAAGAGGATATTTGTTATTTTAGTGTTAGAATAAGTTCTTAATATCAATTTATTTTATTCATCCCCTAATCATACATGCTTAAATTTTAACGTGGAAAGCATGTATCAACTAAATTAAATAGGGAATGACTAAAAAAGAGGTTACGCAGTTATCCTATGAGATAACAGGATTCGCAATTAAAGTTCATAAAATCTTAGGTCCAGGTTTATTGGAAAGTATATACGAACGCTGCTTAAAATATGAGTTGAAAAAAACGGATATACTGTTGCTCAACAATTTGTGCTTTCGGTAGTATATGATGAATTGGAAATAGATTTAGATTTACGGCCGGATCTATTTGTAATA
Proteins encoded in this region:
- a CDS encoding GxxExxY protein, encoding MTKKEVTQLSYEITGFAIKVHKILGPGLLESIYERCLKYELKKTDILLLNNLCFR
- a CDS encoding cold-shock protein; amino-acid sequence: MQQGTVKFFNETKGFGFITPSNGDAEIFVHASGLIDNIRENDTVNYDVEEGRKGLNAVNVKVA